In Pseudorasbora parva isolate DD20220531a chromosome 9, ASM2467924v1, whole genome shotgun sequence, the sequence ggaaattgctaaaatgcagcctacttgttaattggtgttttcagatcatccgcgcaaGAGAaagcttgcggttgccagatttcagtaatttaaatcccccaaacagagcttttctgtgaaaagaacacgtatactatcaggtgtttacctaaacatgtccaatctggaaACCATATGCACGtgagcgctctctctctctctctctcggatgatctgaaaacaccaataaacaagtaagctgcatttcagcaatcttcatttgagatgttctgcttagtgTCATTCAGCACTTGTcaacattttagacttgtcttttttcgtcaacaatattgcatgtttatataacgttagtcacaatgtaggttacgcagtgactgtgatgtactctgaaatacatgcaaaaacatcaaaggcctacttcagttctcaaataTAAGACAGTTGAcatcatgacaactgtgagggggtgaatttttttaataactcatttgtttacattatataaagccttaaagttctgcataattaagggcgtggttactttgagtgacaggtgcagagtcatttatctgccgtctatagtcattgcattACCTAAGCTCAAAAAAGGatcctttttgcccattttctgttatccggtaGTGACGCGCTAACAAGATGGCAACAGCCAGGTCGTCTATACttttacgcttcagaactgcacttcagaatcctatgggtgacgtcacggacactacgtccatatttttttttacagtctatggtttgaaCTTATACTATATGCGGAGAGCATTCAATCAGTATCTCAGTATCTCATTTGTGATAGCCTCTAATGACTTTTAGAGcgttttgcatctgaactcaaAAAGAGGTTATTCATTTGTTTGCACATGTAGCCTATGCTTGCTAAGTGAACTTCTAGATAGACTGTAATTGATGGAAAAGTTTTAAAGTGCATTAATACCAAAGTAAGGAAGTTCTTCCCAAACTTTGTTTTTATCAGAACATGATGGTGGTGAACACTGTGACCTTTCGGCATCTGTGGAAGACCCTTGTGCCCTACATAGTCTGGACAAAGCCAATGACCGACTTGTATTGGGAAAAAAAACCCACCATGGCCATCTATAAGTCTTCTGTAGAATTTTTTTCTGTTATAAAAAAAGAGTTTAATATATTCATCTTTACATATGCAATTAAGCACATTTTCATGgttcatttttttcaaaattttgtaataaagttcagcactgttttactttttatgtttttttttttttgtttttttttaattcagtatCCATTTGAAAAACTATGGGTCGATTAATTGGTTATTGGCAACTGCGGTCTAACCTTAAAAGTATGCAAAAAAGTCTTAATGCATAATGTATAAACTGCTAAAAACAAGTTGTTTGAAATATGGATTATGATTTAATATGACTGCTGTTGCCActtttacacaaatgcatcataTGCAcaattaatgaaaacaattaaactccacaaaaaacaaaacatttactaACTTTAGCAAATTATCCAGCTTTTGTTCAATCTGAATGTCAAATTATTTACTTGTAAGGATATTATTTGCGAGTAATGGATCTGAACATGGGCATTTGCTCAGACAAACCTTCGGGCAACGTTTTTTCTTATGAGTCTGTAGACTATATAATCGTGTGAACTTGCTCCCACATGAAGAGCACTGGTGTGGCTTCTCTCCATGATGAACAACTCTCTCATGTATTTTCAAGGATTCTGACCGagtgaaactcttcccacatgAAGAGCACTTGTGCGGCTGCTCTCCAGTATGAACTCTCTCATGAATTTTCAAGGATTCTGACTGGgagaaactctttccacagtgTGAGCACTTgtacggtttctctccagtatgAGTTCTCTGGTGTGATTTTAAGGAACCAGATGAAGTGTAGGTCTTCCCACAGTCAGAGCAAACATGAGGCCTCACACCAGTGTGAATACGCTCATGCTGTTTTAAATTGTGCAATCGTGTAAAATACTTTCCACAAAAAGAACAAAAGTGAGGCTTTACACCAGTATGAATATTAAGGTGTGCTCTTAAGCTTGATgccacaaaaaatgttttatcacACTGATCACAGCTGAATGATCTCACTCCAGAGTGACGACGCAGATGAGCAGTGAGAACGCTTTTGGATGtgtaactctttccacactgaatGCATGTGAACGGTTTTTCTCCTGTGTGAATTCGCACGTGCACAATGAATTCATCTCTGcgactgaaactctttccacattgAGTGCATATGAAGGgtctctctccagtgtgaattctcatgtgcaCTTTTAGGTGTCCTTTGTGtatgaaactctttccacacacaGAGCAGGTGTCCAgattttctccagtgtgaattctcatgtgtttGTTAAGCTCTGATTTATCTGTataactctttccacactcaaAGCAGGTGACCAgattttctccagtgtgaattctcatgtgtttCTTAAGGTCTGATTTATGCACGTAATACATTCCACACTCGGTGCAGGTGAAAAATTCTTCGACTCCAGAGTTTCCAGCTTGTTTCTGTGTGAAATTTTCTTCAGTCTTTGAAATGACTGCATTTCCATCTTCATTTTTGAAATGAGGAGGTCTTTGAAATAGATGCTGTTTGTCTTCATTTTTATATGTCAGTTTTCCATTTTTGCTTGTGAAATGATGCTGTTTATCTTCATTCAGTTCCATCAGGtctaaaatcaacatattaaatTCCATTAAAGAAGGACATGAGAAACAAAGCAATTAAGTTTACTCGTATTAGGGCTGCACCCTAATATTTGACTTAACTTTAGTCGACTAGAAGAGGCTTAAATCAACAGATCAACTGGTTAGTCTTCATGAGGACAGATCTCCTAATAATCCCtatataatgattggcttaatcactctgtctcctgtccaccaatcagctggtgtgtggtgggcattctggcgcaatatggctgccgtcgcatcatccaggtgggtgctgcacattggtggtgcttaaagggttacttcagcgattagcatatggctttgtaacagtagaaaccctggagtatattcaaattattgtgctttcccccctcatatatccctgagacaagagatttatgcattttatttctggaaaaattcctcctatgttgcaaattgacgatttttgcatcaaaggaggaatgtttgcccaaaggctaaagactacagccagcagagggagccatttacgcatgttttgaatccgcgcatgggggatgggagattacactcagcttgcagggagagctcagctggcagctacaggcactcatttaaacggagctatggtgcgcaatgtaagtcttttaacttctcaaattaatttctatgaaagttaagcttgtaaaggcatgaactgaaacgcgcaaGACTGAACTCGCGCTGTGAATgaatgccgcgagtgtagtcgcgattacctcagctctcatcactggtgcagttagtgctcagtgctctgatactcgcgcggcgactcactcattatattgaatagacacgttcagtttttaattgtagtgtcttctctaactcagtcacactaatcaagttggtggcgttgggaatggcacagggcagcgaagcattcttgaaattgtagtctttcatccccatgggacaaatatacattttctgtcttttctcagtctagaagacaccaaattcaaaaataatttcacatttctactgcatttatgacccagtttaaacacagattcatcttcccagcgctgaagtacccctttaaggagattcccccttctatatgtaaagcgctttgagtgcctagaaaagtgctatataaatgtaacaaattattattattatagattGTTAATGGCaggtattaaagggttagttcacccaaaaatgaaatttgtcattaatgactcaccctaatgtcataaaacatatcaaaaatgtattttttttatatagaccTTATGTAGCCCCGCCACTTTTCAGTGCTGCGCtcgttgtatttttgtctttcagTTTGTATTAACACAGCACTAAGTTTTTTGGAATTTGAAATCTGGAATTTGTTATGACATTGCTTCAAAAATGTACAATGCTCATAATAACTTCCGTTATCGCCACAGTAAGTAAATTCACTTCACCAGCTAATTACTCTTCAACAGCATATGTCCTGCAAAAAAATCCTAATCCTAAAGATGGCTGCGCACTTGTGTCTCTGGCGcataaagcctagttcagactgcacgattttcaaactcgtcgggtcactgctctattcacactgcatgactatctggggtatcattcagtcactgctgtgttcacactgcacgatggtttgacaacagaggagttcacactgcatgactgaacaagaggaagaatcgccgacaactctctatCTCTTttcggtgcgcaaactacgtttcccaactacacgtacgatgtgacgagtaaacaacgcgagatcacacgtgcgtcagaccggagttctcgcgcgagactttgaattgttatttaaaatgataaactgcacaacgtttgcttcaaattgtgtgcgcgctgatttgtggagaaaaagaaaaaagattatggcggaagaaattgttggagagacagagggagccaggattgtgttctgcaaagacagttcgaggtaaataaacaattttgtaatgtgctgctgctgtggctggatgtgcaaatgtttggcctttgtttctgtttgatagaattgtaaatatatctattaaaatactgatatctgctctataactcctccctgaacctcccactgccctgtatctcactctttcattggctgtcggtcatcgccgatgtaattttcagtcagaactagggctggacgatatggccaaaattcatatcacgatatttttcttaatttcggtcgatacgatataattccgatatcgatatgaattatataaaagctttagaaaaaactactaagaactgccacaaaggatgtctgtacctacaaacttctgaaaaatgtatttgccaagtctatgaatagtcctcctataaaactatataattttttagaaataaaaccagtacaaataaattaatgttcaccttttatttgtatttagcctttatatgaaaaagaaatatgaaatcaacatcaaataaacataagactctcactttattaatattaatatctttaagtttaaactataatataggctgattatattattcttaatatagaTTAAACAAAAGTGCTTCAGCCAGGATTCAGCCTGACTCAGAATATAGCGGATGGATCTGCttcagatggtggatctgcttcaCAGCGTACAGTGCTCCTAtgccgcagacgcagtttattgagcattttctttcaagttttaaatttcagtgaagaattTTCATAGCGCTCTATTTTCcatttatgcaaaactatagcatatatttaatgctgcagttatttaattaaaaatgcagtaaaaaacgtaatacagtggaatattattctgatctacatcatctgttcactacgtgaatatatagtagtgtcatttatttctgtgatcaaagctgaatttatcatcattactccagtcttcagtgtcactcatcattctcatattaggatttgatgctcaacaaacatttatgattattatcagtgttgaaaacagttttgttgctcatggtgctccttcatttctttcatatattgtcgcaTTCGTCTGACTGTCGTCGTCACTtttcagctcataacgattgttttccttcagctgcagctccagcgcgacagtaagtttctacgaatccgcttttggactttctgtgagagcgccctcctcatatttagatacgaataaaatgacaggtcatgcatagattattttttgtctctgaaattaaatcttgatgtattcacgttggtttctatgtatacacttacccgtgacctcaagaagcgcgcaatcaaccgaggttagagaaagcggtctatagcgtccctgttaatttGCCCGCCCTCGCTCCAGGTAATGCCgtttcgaatcccgctcggagcgggtcgactaggaccggtgagacccagtaaatgtgcgggggatgaaaatacactttattaaaagtgcgggggacacgccgaaccacttccaccccactgaattaacgttagtctttcttctcttatcaactatttatttctccttacttgtggaagttcgttcagtcacatttgtgttgcggtcagggaaactctttttgtagctaaaacttgCCGTGTTGGATCaatcagcctactactgctgagcactgactgtgtttctgtggtgtacgtcattgcgcaagtagccaatcatgttctgctctttctgacggcTGCTCCCTGAACTTCAGTCAGTGAGGAATGCTGTAATGtatttatcgaaatatcgaaaatgtgtttaaaaatcatatcaccgttattgaaaaaaattatatcgcgatatatattgatattgaattattgtccagccctagtcagaacgctgttcacacagcaggagtttcaatccgccgacaggtccagatatttagcatgccaaatatctcactggcgtcggcgactcgtcggcgattctctctgatcgcgtctttgattattcacactgcgtgattgtcactcgcgggcacgagcaccgatttgcctgtgatctcgggcatttgtcggcgatttcgcaaaacctgttggcgactcaaaatcggggcaaaaatcgggcagtgtgaactaggcttaagtaATAAATAAGAAAACTGGTTGCCCCAGAacacccaccacacaccagctgattggtgaagaggagacagagtgatgaagccaatcagctAGGATGCTGGGGTTACGGGGTCATGCCAGGGAtgatgggatttttaatgaccactgagtcaggacctcagtttaacgtctcatccgaaggacagtGCTTTTTACAGTACAGTGTCTCTATCACTATACTGGAGTGTTAGGACACACGCAGACCACAGGtttagccccccccccccccccccccccccccccccccagctgGCCACACTAACACCTCCACCAGCAGCAAACTGTTTTTTTCAGTTGGTCTCCCAATCTGGTACTAActaggctcagccctgcttagcttcagtgggaaaacAAGGGAGTTTGACAagtgatctgaatcatgaattgatacactgattcataatgctTCGATGCTTCAGAAAgctgttttgaaattggcccatcactatataagtcgtaaATTTAGGTTTTTTGGTGTACATCTtagttgcttcataaaatgattgtaaaaccactgtagtgagatgggttttgtaacaatgtctttagtaccttttatgggtcttgagagaggaaatgacattggtgtcaattacggcctttctgagccatcagattgcaatatttacatataaatataatcaattatatataatatttactaGCCAATGGCGATTATTATTGCAAAGGTGTGCTTAGAAGGTTGCCTCCCCCCTACAAACTACATCCCTATATAGAAAGATTGAAATGTCTACTTTTAAATGAACcaattcaaatataaaacaaacactcTCTGATTATATAACCCATATGAAATGTGTATTTCTCTCTAAAGGTGCGTCCACTATAGGCTACACAGTGGAGATGATGAGTCAGCAATCGTTGGAAAGCCACGCCAATATTTGCTCGCATgtaatttctttgtttatccaaagactttttgtgcattgcctttactgtcttcctttttttgcattgtttaaaAAACCCCGACATGCTTTTGCTCTTCCTAGGGATGCACGCATGTGAGCAGATCCTGTAGCAAAAGGGGTGGTTAGCCATGGTAGCGAGATAGTGACAAGCCAATAATTTGCTAATGAAAATAATGAgctgtgtttattgcagattaaacagTAGTCattcgatttttatactctttttcagagtacttacattttaattatgtattaacATATTAAgaaattttaaacaaatttggacaaaagtgttttagatcattcttacctaccctaccatTAATAAACAATTAAAGTGTCTCCGTGGCATTTTTTCATACATATAGGCTACTAGGCCACTAAAACAATCTTTAGTTAGGGGCAGCCCTTATCTAGATTTAGACGTGTTATATGTCAGTTTTCATCTTAATGTCCCTTATCAATCATTAAAGAGAATTATTAAAGAGAATGAAGGACAACACCCACCTATTTGTTCTTCTGCATCTTCATCTTTTATTCTGCTGGTTTCTTCCTCAAACTCCATCTTTACCACAGTATGTCAGTAGTTTCTCCTGGAGTAATTTCTCCTGATCGCTGCAGCTTCTCCTGTGGGAAGATGTGAATATTCCCAGCTTTTTAAATCTCAAGAACGGCTTTGGGAGAGACCTCTCAATTATCCAGCTTAAATTGTTTTGCCCACAGTTTAGAAGTTCGGTAAAGCTCCACAAcattcacattttttattttattttttaaacaccaATTTCTAgctattttttatgtttatatttacatttaatttacacGAATTAAAAACTGTTTACCAAGATTCATTACATAAGATGAAAACAACTCATAATGTTCACAAAttgtaatgtgaaaaaaactgtTTACGTTTCACGAGCGTGATGTAACGTTATGGCTACAACAGTCGGTTCATTTCGATTCATTTCTGAGTGATTCACTAAATTAACTGACTCGTTTAGTTGTTTGGATTTATATTTCTCCTGAGCGATAAAATGAACGTACTTACAGTCTTAAAAGGCTGATTTAGAGCAGAATGAACGTACCCACTTCTCATGTTTATTACCTTCCTTCATTCCCTCGCTCACTTCTCTTCTCCTAGACTCGGGTGTGTCATTGCTTTGGTAAAACAAGCGCCCTCTAAAGGCGCTCACATCTCTATTACATTCATATGTTAAACGCAACACAACCAAGATAAAATATGTTTTCTTATTTGAGATTAGGCCTATACAAGCAATCTCCGCAAATGTTGATTTGTGGTAAACATAAGTCAAATAGGCTGCTAATGAGTTTGCATTGGACTCAACTGTTGTGATACTGAtgttgtttaatttaaattttgactTCATTTTAAAGTAAGGTGGTTTTAGTATTATTAATTTGAAAGATATTAAGAGATATGAAGATTTACCTTAGGCAACATAACTTGAGCTAGCTTGCAATTATAAAGGAACTCAATTTCCCCGctgccattttttaaaaagttgccAGCAACCTTCAGTTTTTAATCATTTTCACAAGTTTCATTGCCCCtggaatattttgttgtattaaTATCTCAACATGCAATATCAACAGGAAATACAGAATCTcagcttttaaacaaaaacctGTTTTATAGCATTCCTTTTTTTACCATCGCTTGAATGTGGGcaaattttataaaaaaaaatttaaaaaaagcaacattgagcaaaaagctgagaaaatcacgtttttgtcaaagactacatccagatacagtttttttatttatttattgttttattttatttttaaagagggtctctttattttgatatattgcctgttcagatattcataacaaaaatattctatgggctattacatttttgtgaaaatggtcaaaaccCTGGCTGGtggcttttcttttttttttacactggcGGTGAAAGATTTGTAATGTAAGAAGATGAGAACTGAGAAAGCTAAAAATAAGTACTAAATAAGtacacaaaataatgttttttttaaagaaccatCCATCATATGACCCTTTTAAGAACAATGTGgatttacttttaaattaaacatatttagatACAAGTTTACCATGTGCAGGATGATGCATCAGCCAATGTTTTATTATAGGaaataaatagaaacatttGCTCAATTAGTTGTTATATTATAGCACAAAACATCAAATAAGTTACTCACCCACACACAGCCAGATAAACTTTTACATAAGTTATAAATTACTTTTGACATAATTTGTATTAACATTTACATATTGATATATACAAAGTGTCATTAATGTGAAATACTAAATCAACAATact encodes:
- the LOC137088864 gene encoding gastrula zinc finger protein XlCGF57.1-like, translated to MEFEEETSRIKDEDAEEQIDLMELNEDKQHHFTSKNGKLTYKNEDKQHLFQRPPHFKNEDGNAVISKTEENFTQKQAGNSGVEEFFTCTECGMYYVHKSDLKKHMRIHTGENLVTCFECGKSYTDKSELNKHMRIHTGENLDTCSVCGKSFIHKGHLKVHMRIHTGERPFICTQCGKSFSRRDEFIVHVRIHTGEKPFTCIQCGKSYTSKSVLTAHLRRHSGVRSFSCDQCDKTFFVASSLRAHLNIHTGVKPHFCSFCGKYFTRLHNLKQHERIHTGVRPHVCSDCGKTYTSSGSLKSHQRTHTGEKPYKCSHCGKSFSQSESLKIHERVHTGEQPHKCSSCGKSFTRSESLKIHERVVHHGEKPHQCSSCGSKFTRLYSLQTHKKKRCPKVCLSKCPCSDPLLANNILTSK